One window of Chloroflexus aggregans DSM 9485 genomic DNA carries:
- a CDS encoding bactofilin family protein: MKRRWLFLFIIILTWVAVPKSAAAQTPTPFVIAADELYHGDIATFDQPVLVLGEVDGDITSWFGSITVRGIVRGDIVSYTGSIELESGAVVEGNILSLTGGVTIKSGVEANGAVIGTEPLVSSTVTTSLINVLHGQTSNRLFLPVGISGIIGAIITILLTVALTLIWPRRTAGIGRALRAAPLRSALVGFLSTVLILAALPFVVGLLTLTLIGPILFLPLSLLMHVPYAIGFTGVARALTAAWPPTWTLRPPLAAAVGTLIIITPLVVVSMVAPAVALAIGYAVASWGVGAALISRGGALPIWQDRLVYGYGRSD, encoded by the coding sequence ATGAAACGACGTTGGCTTTTTCTTTTCATCATCATCTTGACGTGGGTTGCCGTGCCAAAATCGGCTGCTGCCCAGACGCCGACACCGTTCGTGATTGCCGCCGATGAGCTGTATCACGGTGATATTGCTACCTTCGATCAACCGGTGCTCGTGCTCGGCGAGGTTGATGGCGATATAACGAGCTGGTTTGGTTCGATCACGGTACGCGGTATCGTGCGTGGTGATATTGTCAGCTATACCGGTTCAATTGAGCTAGAAAGCGGCGCGGTGGTGGAAGGGAATATCCTTTCACTCACCGGTGGTGTGACGATAAAGAGTGGAGTTGAAGCCAATGGTGCAGTGATCGGGACCGAACCGCTTGTCAGTTCAACGGTTACGACTTCATTGATCAACGTACTGCATGGTCAAACTTCAAATCGTCTCTTTCTCCCGGTGGGAATAAGCGGTATTATCGGTGCAATTATCACTATCTTGCTTACGGTAGCGTTGACGCTGATCTGGCCACGTCGCACCGCAGGTATTGGTCGCGCATTGCGTGCCGCACCACTGCGCAGTGCGCTGGTCGGTTTTCTCTCGACCGTGCTCATACTCGCGGCATTACCGTTTGTCGTTGGCCTTCTGACGCTAACCCTGATCGGGCCAATCCTCTTTCTCCCACTTAGCCTCCTTATGCACGTCCCATATGCGATTGGCTTTACCGGTGTTGCCCGCGCACTTACGGCTGCCTGGCCGCCGACATGGACACTCAGACCACCACTGGCTGCCGCGGTTGGTACACTCATTATTATCACACCGCTCGTTGTCGTAAGTATGGTTGCACCTGCCGTTGCACTAGCTATAGGCTATGCGGTGGCAAGTTGGGGGGTAGGGGCAGCGCTGATCAGTCGTGGTGGGGCATTGCCGATCTGGCAAGATCGCCTCGTATATGGGTACGGTCGTAGTGATTGA